The Streptomyces kanamyceticus genome window below encodes:
- the fdxA gene encoding ferredoxin: MTYVIAQPCVDVKDKACIEECPVDCIYEGSRSLYIHPDECVDCGACEPVCPVEAIFYEDDTPEEWKDYYKANVEFFDELGSPGGASKLGLIERDHAFIAALPPQNQDQG; encoded by the coding sequence GTGACCTACGTCATCGCGCAGCCTTGTGTCGACGTCAAGGACAAGGCGTGCATCGAGGAGTGCCCGGTCGACTGCATTTACGAGGGCTCCCGGTCCTTGTACATCCACCCGGACGAATGCGTCGACTGCGGAGCCTGCGAACCGGTCTGCCCGGTCGAGGCGATCTTCTACGAGGACGACACTCCTGAGGAGTGGAAGGACTACTACAAGGCGAACGTCGAGTTCTTCGACGAGCTCGGTTCGCCCGGTGGCGCGAGCAAGCTCGGTCTGATCGAGCGCGACCACGCCTTCATCGCCGCCCTGCCGCCGCAGAACCAGGACCAGGGCTAG
- the folP gene encoding dihydropteroate synthase produces MLRLGRREFDAHEPVIMAIVNRTPDSFYDQGATFRDEPALARVEQAVAEGAAIIDIGGVKAGPGEEVTAQEEARRTVGFVAEVRRRFPDVVISVDTWRHDVGEAVCEAGADVLNDAWGGVDPKLAEVAARYGAGLVCTHAGGAEPRTRPHRITYDDVMADILRVTVGLAERAVELGVPRESVLIDPGHDFGKNTRHSLEATRRLGEMTETGWPVLVSLSNKDFVGETLDKPVKERVIGTLATTAVSAWLGAQVYRVHEVAETRQVLDMVATIAGHRAPAVARRGLA; encoded by the coding sequence ATGCTCAGGCTTGGCAGGCGCGAGTTCGACGCGCACGAGCCGGTGATCATGGCGATCGTCAACCGGACCCCGGATTCCTTCTACGACCAGGGAGCCACGTTCCGCGACGAGCCCGCGCTGGCCCGGGTGGAACAGGCGGTGGCCGAGGGCGCCGCGATCATCGACATCGGCGGGGTCAAGGCGGGCCCCGGCGAGGAGGTGACCGCGCAGGAGGAGGCGCGCCGCACGGTCGGCTTCGTCGCGGAGGTGCGCAGGCGGTTCCCGGACGTGGTGATCAGCGTCGACACCTGGCGGCACGACGTGGGCGAGGCGGTCTGCGAGGCGGGCGCCGATGTGCTCAACGACGCCTGGGGCGGGGTCGACCCGAAGCTCGCGGAGGTCGCGGCGCGGTACGGGGCGGGCCTTGTGTGCACGCACGCGGGCGGCGCGGAGCCGCGGACGAGGCCGCACCGGATCACGTACGACGACGTGATGGCCGACATCCTGCGCGTGACGGTCGGCCTGGCCGAGCGCGCGGTGGAGCTGGGCGTTCCGCGCGAGTCCGTGCTGATCGACCCGGGGCACGACTTCGGCAAGAACACCCGGCACAGCCTGGAGGCCACCCGCAGGCTCGGCGAGATGACGGAGACGGGCTGGCCGGTCCTGGTCTCGCTGTCCAACAAGGACTTCGTGGGCGAGACCCTCGACAAGCCGGTCAAGGAGCGCGTCATCGGCACACTGGCGACGACGGCGGTCTCGGCGTGGCTGGGCGCGCAGGTCTACCGCGTGCACGAGGTCGCCGAGACCCGCCAGGTCCTGGACATGGTGGCGACGATCGCGGGGCACCGGGCACCCGCCGTCGCGCGGCGCGGACTCGCCTGA
- a CDS encoding O-methyltransferase, producing MCGFPAPTDTVTARQPRGQERAITGNRQTSWAFADAFVAEDEALRWARDRARETGLSSVSPGTGAALRMLAATADAKAVAEIGTGTGVSGIHLLHGMRPDGVLTTVDPEPDRQQFARQAFRAAGFAGNRARFIPGRALDVLPRLADGGYDLVFCDGDRTESLEYLAESLRLLRPGGLVCFEGVFADGRTVDSGPQPVEVLRLRDLLRTVRESGDLVPSLVPVGDGLLCAVKR from the coding sequence ATCTGCGGGTTCCCGGCCCCAACGGATACAGTCACGGCCAGGCAACCACGGGGACAGGAGAGGGCCATTACCGGCAACCGGCAGACGAGCTGGGCGTTCGCCGACGCCTTTGTCGCCGAGGACGAGGCGCTGCGCTGGGCCCGGGACCGGGCCCGGGAGACAGGGCTGTCCTCGGTGTCGCCCGGCACCGGCGCCGCGCTGCGGATGCTCGCCGCCACCGCTGACGCGAAAGCGGTGGCCGAAATCGGTACCGGGACCGGAGTGTCGGGGATCCACCTGCTGCACGGCATGCGGCCGGACGGCGTACTGACCACGGTCGATCCCGAGCCGGACCGCCAGCAGTTCGCCCGCCAGGCCTTCCGCGCGGCCGGGTTCGCGGGCAACCGCGCCCGGTTCATCCCGGGGCGCGCCCTCGACGTCCTGCCGCGCCTCGCGGACGGCGGGTACGACCTCGTCTTCTGCGACGGCGACCGCACGGAGTCCCTCGAATACCTCGCTGAATCGTTGCGCCTGCTGCGGCCCGGTGGGCTCGTCTGCTTCGAGGGCGTCTTCGCCGACGGCAGGACGGTGGACTCGGGGCCGCAGCCGGTGGAGGTGCTTCGGCTGCGGGATCTTTTGCGGACGGTGCGGGAGAGCGGGGATCTGGTGCCGTCGTTGGTGCCGGTGGGGGACGGGTTGCTCTGTGCGGTCAAACGGTAG
- a CDS encoding LOG family protein codes for MSNPEGTEGRKRPEEQRLGPVLRRRDQVQPGTTDQRLLDSDGPSEWVHTDPWRVLRIQSEFIEGFGTLAELPPAISVFGSARTAEDSPEYAAGVEIGKALVEAGFAVITGGGPGAMQAANQGAVEAKGMSVGLGIELPFEQGLNQYVDIGVNFRYFFVRKTMFVKYAQGFVVLPGGLGTLDELFEALTLVQTRKVTRFPIVLFGSAYWNGLIDWLKNTVIAQGKASEADLLLFHVTDDVDEAISLVTKEVGK; via the coding sequence ATGAGCAACCCTGAGGGCACCGAGGGCAGGAAGCGTCCCGAGGAGCAGCGGCTCGGCCCGGTGCTGCGGCGCCGCGACCAGGTCCAGCCCGGCACCACCGACCAGCGTCTCCTCGACTCCGACGGGCCTTCCGAGTGGGTGCACACGGACCCCTGGAGAGTCCTGCGCATCCAGTCCGAGTTCATCGAGGGCTTCGGCACGCTCGCCGAACTCCCGCCCGCGATCAGCGTGTTCGGCTCGGCGCGCACCGCGGAGGACTCGCCCGAGTACGCGGCGGGCGTCGAGATCGGCAAGGCGCTCGTGGAGGCGGGCTTCGCGGTGATCACGGGCGGCGGGCCCGGCGCCATGCAGGCCGCGAACCAGGGCGCGGTCGAGGCCAAGGGCATGTCCGTCGGTCTCGGCATCGAGCTGCCGTTCGAGCAGGGCCTCAACCAGTACGTCGACATCGGCGTGAACTTCCGCTACTTCTTCGTCCGCAAGACGATGTTCGTGAAGTACGCGCAGGGGTTCGTGGTCCTGCCCGGCGGCCTCGGCACCCTGGACGAACTCTTCGAAGCGCTCACCCTCGTACAGACCCGCAAGGTCACGCGCTTCCCGATCGTCCTGTTCGGGTCGGCGTACTGGAACGGCCTGATCGACTGGCTGAAGAACACGGTCATCGCCCAGGGCAAGGCGTCGGAGGCGGACCTGCTCCTCTTCCACGTCACGGACGACGTGGACGAGGCGATCTCCCTGGTCACCAAGGAAGTCGGGAAGTAA
- the chcB gene encoding 2-cyclohexenylcarbonyl CoA isomerase → MSDSVLYEVSGGLATITINRPDAMNAMNTEAKVALRDAARAAADDDAVRAVLLTATGRAFCVGQDLKEHIGSLMADREAGSGQTMTTVKEHYNPIVRALAGMPKPVVAGVNGVAAGAGFGFALAADYRVVADNAKFNTSFAGVALTADSGVSWTLPRVIGPGRAADLLLFPRNISAQEAYDLGIANKVVPAAELAEEAARVARTLAEGPTLAYGALKQSLAYASGHTLDEALDKEDELQAKAGQSEDHTIAVRAFIAKEKPTYLGR, encoded by the coding sequence ATGTCGGACAGCGTGCTCTACGAGGTGAGCGGCGGACTCGCGACGATCACGATCAATCGCCCCGACGCGATGAACGCGATGAACACCGAGGCCAAGGTCGCCCTGCGCGACGCCGCGCGGGCCGCCGCCGACGACGACGCCGTGCGCGCCGTACTGCTCACCGCGACCGGGCGCGCCTTCTGCGTGGGCCAGGACCTCAAGGAGCACATCGGGTCCCTGATGGCCGACCGCGAGGCGGGCAGCGGGCAGACGATGACCACCGTCAAGGAGCACTACAACCCGATCGTGCGGGCCCTCGCCGGGATGCCGAAGCCCGTGGTGGCGGGGGTCAACGGCGTCGCGGCCGGCGCGGGGTTCGGTTTCGCCCTCGCCGCCGACTATCGCGTCGTCGCGGACAACGCGAAGTTCAACACCTCCTTCGCCGGGGTCGCGCTGACCGCGGACTCGGGTGTCTCCTGGACGCTGCCGCGGGTGATCGGCCCCGGCAGGGCCGCCGATCTGCTGCTGTTCCCGCGCAACATCAGCGCGCAGGAGGCGTACGACCTGGGCATCGCCAACAAGGTCGTACCCGCCGCCGAGCTGGCCGAGGAGGCCGCCAGGGTGGCCCGCACCCTGGCCGAGGGCCCGACGCTCGCCTACGGGGCCCTCAAGCAGTCCCTGGCCTATGCCTCGGGCCACACCCTGGACGAGGCCCTCGACAAGGAGGACGAGCTCCAGGCGAAGGCGGGGCAGTCCGAGGACCACACGATCGCCGTGCGGGCCTTCATCGCGAAGGAGAAGCCCACGTACCTCGGGCGCTGA
- a CDS encoding DUF3117 domain-containing protein, producing MAAMKPRTGDGPLEVTKEGRGIVMRVPLEGGGRLVVELTPDEADALGDALKKVVG from the coding sequence ATGGCGGCCATGAAGCCGCGGACGGGCGACGGCCCGCTCGAGGTGACCAAGGAGGGGCGGGGCATCGTCATGCGCGTTCCGCTCGAAGGCGGCGGACGACTTGTCGTCGAACTGACTCCGGACGAGGCCGACGCACTCGGCGACGCCCTGAAGAAGGTCGTCGGCTGA
- a CDS encoding bifunctional succinyldiaminopimelate transaminase/glutamate-prephenate aminotransferase, translated as MSVVSDRLPTFPWDKLEPYKATAAAHPGGIVDLSVGTPVDPVPELIQKALVAAADSPGYPTVWGTTELRDAITGWCERRLGARDITHRNVLPVVGSKELVAWLPTQLGLGPGDVVAYPRLAYPTYEVGARLARAEYVAYDDPTQLDPTGLKLLWLNSPSNPTGRVLSKDELTRTVAWAREHGVLLVSDECYLELGWEAAPVSVLHPDVCGGSYEGIVAVHSLSKRSNLAGYRAAFIAGDAGVLGDLLQIRKHGGMMTSAPTQAAVVAALGDDEHVHAQRERYAARRASLRDALLKHGFRIEHSEASLYLWATRDESCWETVGHLARLGILVAPGDFYGPAGESFVRVALTATDERVAEAVARLA; from the coding sequence GTGTCCGTAGTCTCCGACCGCCTTCCCACCTTCCCCTGGGACAAGCTCGAGCCGTACAAGGCCACGGCGGCCGCCCACCCCGGCGGCATCGTCGACCTGTCGGTGGGCACCCCGGTCGACCCGGTGCCCGAGCTCATCCAGAAAGCACTGGTCGCGGCCGCGGACTCGCCGGGCTATCCGACGGTGTGGGGCACCACCGAGCTGCGCGACGCGATCACCGGCTGGTGCGAACGGCGCCTAGGCGCACGGGACATCACCCACCGCAACGTCCTGCCGGTCGTGGGCTCCAAGGAACTGGTGGCCTGGCTCCCGACGCAGCTGGGCCTCGGCCCGGGCGACGTGGTCGCCTACCCGCGGCTCGCCTACCCGACGTACGAGGTGGGGGCGCGCCTCGCCCGCGCGGAGTACGTCGCCTACGACGACCCGACCCAGCTGGACCCCACCGGCCTCAAGCTCCTCTGGCTCAACTCGCCCTCCAACCCCACCGGCCGCGTCCTGTCCAAGGACGAGCTGACCCGCACGGTCGCCTGGGCGCGCGAGCACGGCGTGCTGCTCGTCAGCGACGAGTGCTACCTGGAGCTCGGCTGGGAGGCGGCGCCGGTCTCGGTGCTGCACCCGGACGTGTGCGGCGGTTCGTACGAGGGGATCGTGGCCGTCCACTCGCTCTCCAAGCGGTCCAACCTGGCGGGCTACCGCGCGGCGTTCATCGCCGGTGACGCGGGCGTGCTCGGCGATCTGCTGCAGATCCGCAAGCACGGCGGCATGATGACGTCCGCGCCGACGCAGGCGGCGGTCGTCGCGGCGCTCGGCGACGACGAGCACGTGCACGCGCAGCGCGAGCGGTACGCGGCCCGGCGCGCGTCCCTGCGCGACGCGCTCCTGAAGCACGGCTTCCGCATCGAGCACAGCGAGGCGAGCCTCTACCTGTGGGCGACCCGCGACGAGTCCTGCTGGGAGACCGTCGGGCACCTCGCGCGGCTCGGCATCCTCGTGGCGCCCGGCGACTTCTACGGGCCCGCGGGCGAGAGCTTCGTGCGCGTGGCCCTGACGGCGACGGACGAGCGCGTGGCGGAGGCGGTCGCGCGGCTGGCCTGA
- a CDS encoding DivIVA domain-containing protein: MVLFLFLVIALVVVVGAVTLAVVGGGESGALPDAAPERFTDPLPEDRPLRRADVDEVRFPLTLRGYHMGEVDEVLGRLGAELAERDARIAELEAALAGAQATAVGGKDLFDGYEPRTAAEPAEQRQDEQRQTGDDQ; this comes from the coding sequence ATGGTCTTGTTCTTGTTCCTGGTCATCGCCCTGGTGGTGGTGGTCGGCGCGGTGACGCTCGCCGTGGTCGGCGGCGGCGAGAGCGGTGCGCTGCCCGATGCCGCGCCCGAGCGGTTCACCGACCCGCTCCCCGAGGACCGCCCGCTGCGCCGCGCCGACGTGGACGAGGTGCGCTTCCCGCTGACACTGCGCGGTTACCACATGGGCGAGGTGGACGAGGTGCTCGGCCGCCTCGGCGCCGAGCTGGCCGAGCGGGACGCCCGCATCGCCGAGCTGGAGGCGGCCCTCGCCGGGGCGCAGGCCACCGCGGTCGGCGGCAAGGACCTCTTCGACGGGTACGAACCGCGCACGGCGGCCGAACCGGCCGAGCAGCGGCAGGACGAGCAGCGGCAGACAGGGGACGACCAGTGA
- the dapE gene encoding succinyl-diaminopimelate desuccinylase — MTDTPLDLTLDAAELTARLVDFPSPSGSEKGLADAIETALRALPHLTVDRHGNNVVARTNLGRAERVILAGHIDTVPIADNVPSRLDDDGILWGCGTCDMKSGVAVQLRIAQTVTEPNRDLTFVFYDNEEVAAHLNGLGHVAEAHPDWLAGDFAILLEPTDGLVEGGCQGTLRVLLKTKGERAHSARAWMGSNAIHAATPILTKLAAYEPRKPVVEGLQFHEGLNAVRIEGGVATNVIPDECTVTVNFRYAPDRSEEEALAFVRDYFADCGVEEFIVDDHTGAARPGLTHPGAAAFVAAVGGEARPKFGWTDVARFSRLGVPAVNYSPGNPLLAHKVDERVEAKRIPEAEERLRGWLTA; from the coding sequence ATGACCGATACGCCGCTTGACCTCACGTTGGACGCCGCGGAGCTGACCGCGAGGCTGGTCGACTTCCCGTCCCCGAGCGGGTCCGAGAAGGGGCTCGCCGACGCCATCGAGACGGCGCTGCGCGCCCTGCCGCACCTCACCGTCGACCGGCACGGCAACAACGTGGTGGCCCGTACGAACCTGGGCCGCGCGGAGCGGGTCATCCTCGCCGGGCACATCGACACGGTGCCGATCGCGGACAACGTGCCCTCGCGCCTGGACGACGACGGCATCCTGTGGGGCTGCGGCACCTGCGACATGAAGTCGGGCGTCGCCGTCCAGCTGCGCATCGCGCAGACGGTGACCGAGCCCAACCGCGACCTCACCTTCGTCTTCTACGACAACGAAGAGGTGGCCGCGCACCTGAACGGCCTCGGGCACGTCGCCGAGGCCCACCCCGACTGGCTCGCCGGTGACTTCGCGATCCTCCTGGAGCCGACCGACGGCCTGGTCGAGGGCGGCTGCCAGGGCACGCTGCGGGTGCTCCTGAAGACCAAGGGCGAGCGGGCGCACTCCGCGCGCGCGTGGATGGGCTCCAACGCCATCCACGCCGCGACGCCGATCCTGACGAAGCTCGCCGCGTACGAGCCCCGCAAGCCGGTCGTGGAGGGCCTCCAGTTCCACGAGGGGCTCAACGCCGTCCGCATCGAGGGCGGCGTCGCCACCAACGTGATCCCCGACGAGTGCACCGTCACCGTCAACTTCCGCTACGCCCCTGACCGCAGCGAGGAGGAGGCACTCGCCTTCGTGCGCGACTACTTCGCGGACTGCGGCGTCGAGGAGTTCATCGTCGACGACCACACGGGCGCGGCCCGCCCCGGTCTGACCCACCCGGGCGCCGCCGCCTTCGTGGCGGCGGTCGGCGGCGAGGCCCGCCCCAAGTTCGGCTGGACGGACGTGGCGCGCTTCAGCAGGCTCGGCGTGCCCGCGGTCAACTACAGCCCCGGCAACCCGCTGCTCGCCCACAAGGTCGACGAGCGCGTCGAGGCGAAGCGGATTCCGGAGGCGGAGGAGCGGCTGCGCGGCTGGCTGACGGCCTGA
- the sigE gene encoding RNA polymerase sigma factor SigE — MVGAPLDTTRADRGGAAASADRGGALRRFLRLAGEPKSVTNTADRFRANDSAQTATFAADADAQAWTPPTWEEIVSTHSGRVYRLAYRLTGNQHDAEDLTQEVFVRVFRSLSTYTPGTFEGWLHRITTNLFLDMVRRKQRIRFDALGDDAAERLPSREPSPQQVFNDTHFDADVQQALDTLAPEFRAAVVLCDIEGLSYEEIAATLGVKLGTVRSRIHRGRSQLRKALQHRSPEARAERRSLAVTGAVVPGGGGATA, encoded by the coding sequence ATGGTAGGGGCTCCACTGGACACCACCAGAGCCGATAGGGGAGGTGCGGCTGCGTCCGCGGATCGGGGAGGAGCGCTCCGGCGTTTTCTCAGGTTGGCGGGTGAGCCGAAATCCGTGACCAACACCGCTGACCGATTCCGTGCCAACGACTCCGCTCAGACCGCGACCTTTGCCGCTGACGCGGATGCGCAGGCGTGGACTCCGCCCACCTGGGAGGAGATCGTCAGCACGCACAGCGGCCGCGTCTACCGCCTGGCGTATCGCCTGACCGGCAACCAGCACGACGCCGAGGACCTCACGCAAGAGGTCTTCGTCCGTGTCTTCCGGTCCCTTTCGACCTACACGCCCGGCACCTTCGAGGGCTGGCTGCACCGGATCACCACCAACCTCTTCCTGGACATGGTGCGCCGCAAGCAGCGCATCCGCTTCGACGCGCTCGGGGACGACGCGGCCGAGCGGCTGCCCAGCCGCGAGCCGTCGCCCCAGCAGGTCTTCAACGACACGCACTTCGACGCGGACGTCCAGCAGGCGCTCGACACCCTCGCGCCCGAGTTCCGTGCCGCCGTGGTGCTCTGCGACATCGAGGGCCTTTCGTACGAGGAGATCGCCGCGACCCTCGGCGTCAAGCTGGGTACGGTCCGCAGCCGTATCCACCGTGGCCGTTCGCAGCTGCGCAAGGCGCTCCAGCACCGGTCGCCCGAGGCCCGCGCCGAGCGCCGCTCGCTCGCGGTGACGGGGGCCGTGGTGCCGGGAGGAGGGGGCGCGACCGCGTGA
- a CDS encoding transglutaminase family protein, which translates to MHPRTAQWRRLFADEAGSERPDLALLCLLIGTEADPSLDTTDLDMTRRLLDRLAAQVAQAVSARGTGAAEDPRSWALAVAELLGQRYGFKGGPGVYQRLESSLLHEVLRRRRGLPILLSVLWMEVARRAGAPVHGVALPGHFVVGFGGEGGGDDQVLADAFSGGRVLSATDAALLVAAATGAPLVPSMLRPAGTLDIVRRILNNVRAWAAPRPERSEVSLWAIDLSLLLPAPNARLHYERAELLVQRGDYLRGARELDTYADAVAAEDAATADRARRQAHGARAMLN; encoded by the coding sequence ATGCACCCCCGAACCGCCCAGTGGCGGCGCCTGTTCGCGGACGAGGCCGGGTCCGAGCGGCCCGATCTCGCGCTGCTCTGCCTGCTGATCGGCACGGAGGCCGACCCCTCGCTCGACACGACGGACCTCGACATGACGCGGCGCCTGCTCGACCGGCTTGCCGCACAGGTCGCACAGGCCGTGTCCGCGCGCGGGACCGGAGCCGCCGAAGACCCCCGCTCCTGGGCCCTCGCCGTGGCCGAACTCCTGGGCCAGCGCTACGGGTTCAAGGGCGGACCCGGCGTGTACCAGCGCCTGGAGTCCTCCCTCCTGCACGAGGTGCTCAGACGCCGCAGAGGGCTGCCGATCCTGCTCTCGGTGCTCTGGATGGAGGTGGCGCGGCGCGCGGGCGCCCCCGTGCACGGCGTGGCGCTGCCGGGGCACTTCGTGGTCGGCTTCGGGGGCGAGGGCGGCGGCGACGACCAGGTGCTCGCCGACGCCTTCTCCGGCGGCCGCGTGCTGAGCGCGACGGACGCGGCGCTGCTCGTCGCCGCGGCCACCGGGGCGCCGCTCGTGCCGTCGATGCTGCGGCCCGCGGGGACCCTGGACATCGTCCGGCGGATCCTGAACAACGTCCGCGCCTGGGCCGCGCCGCGGCCCGAACGCTCCGAGGTCTCCCTGTGGGCGATCGACCTCTCGCTGCTGCTGCCCGCGCCGAACGCCCGGCTGCACTACGAACGCGCCGAACTCCTGGTGCAGCGAGGGGACTACCTCAGGGGCGCGCGGGAGCTCGACACCTACGCCGACGCGGTCGCCGCCGAGGACGCGGCGACTGCGGACCGGGCCAGGCGGCAGGCGCACGGGGCGCGGGCGATGCTGAACTGA
- a CDS encoding DNA-3-methyladenine glycosylase I — MSTSDAVAGPDGGLRCPWGLSTEDYVAYHDDEWGRPVHGDDALYERLCLEAFQSGLSWITILRRREGFRTAFADFEIASVAKFTDADSERLLADPGIIRNRAKIEATLANARVLADWSDGELDSLIWSFAPDAASRKAPRTLSDVPAITDESTALSKALKKRGIRFVGPTTAYALMQACGLVNDHLADCVAREAAAG; from the coding sequence GTGAGCACGAGCGACGCCGTCGCGGGACCCGACGGGGGCCTGCGCTGCCCCTGGGGCCTGTCCACCGAGGACTACGTGGCGTACCACGACGACGAATGGGGCCGCCCGGTCCACGGCGACGACGCGCTGTACGAGCGGCTCTGCCTGGAGGCGTTCCAGTCGGGCCTGTCGTGGATCACGATCCTGCGGCGCCGCGAGGGCTTCCGCACCGCCTTCGCCGACTTCGAGATCGCCTCGGTCGCGAAGTTCACGGACGCGGACAGCGAGCGGCTGCTCGCCGACCCGGGGATCATCCGCAACCGCGCCAAGATCGAGGCCACCCTCGCCAACGCGCGCGTGCTCGCCGACTGGTCCGACGGCGAACTGGACTCCCTGATCTGGTCGTTCGCCCCCGACGCCGCCTCCCGCAAGGCGCCGAGGACGCTCTCCGACGTGCCCGCGATCACCGACGAGTCCACGGCCCTGTCCAAGGCCCTCAAGAAGCGCGGCATCCGCTTCGTCGGACCCACCACGGCGTACGCCCTGATGCAGGCCTGCGGCCTGGTCAACGACCACCTCGCGGACTGCGTGGCCCGCGAGGCGGCGGCGGGCTGA
- a CDS encoding GNAT family N-acetyltransferase, which yields MEFTAGGRLEVRITPADVGKRVSVRRVTGALEPAGKFTDTVGVLTSWNDGVVLITRRDGESVRIDEGSLVAGKVVPAAPARRRGPAASYEELARVSARAWRPVESERLGEWELRAASGFTRRANSVLPLGDPGRPLDEALTRVRDWYAARELPAYVQTATGAEGTQELLCADLEARGWEREVSARLHIGGLAPVGDLDADVARVELSRSCDEAWLRRYKRFGVPGPHVLKVLASGPSVWFASVPGSGDSPAAIGRCVVDGRWAGFMAVEVDPAHRRQGLATAVMTALSRQALAEGASAAWLQVEDDNDGARSLYDGMGFAAHHAYHHYRYGAA from the coding sequence GTGGAATTCACTGCGGGCGGACGGCTTGAGGTCCGAATCACCCCTGCTGACGTGGGTAAACGCGTCTCTGTTCGACGCGTGACCGGGGCCCTGGAGCCTGCCGGGAAGTTCACCGACACGGTGGGTGTTCTCACATCGTGGAACGACGGTGTGGTGCTCATCACACGACGGGACGGCGAGAGCGTCAGGATCGACGAGGGATCCCTCGTCGCCGGGAAGGTCGTTCCCGCGGCTCCGGCCCGCAGGCGGGGTCCCGCCGCCTCGTACGAGGAGCTGGCGCGGGTCAGCGCGCGGGCCTGGCGGCCCGTGGAGAGCGAGCGGCTCGGCGAGTGGGAGCTGCGGGCGGCGTCGGGGTTCACCCGGCGCGCCAACTCGGTGCTGCCGCTCGGCGATCCGGGCAGGCCCCTGGACGAGGCCCTGACGCGGGTGCGCGACTGGTACGCGGCCCGGGAGCTGCCCGCGTACGTCCAGACCGCGACGGGCGCCGAGGGCACCCAGGAGCTGCTCTGCGCCGATCTGGAGGCACGCGGCTGGGAGCGCGAGGTGAGTGCCCGGTTGCACATCGGCGGGCTCGCCCCTGTCGGGGACCTGGACGCGGACGTGGCGCGCGTGGAACTCTCCCGGTCCTGTGACGAGGCGTGGCTGCGGCGGTACAAGAGGTTCGGCGTTCCCGGACCGCATGTGCTCAAGGTGCTGGCGAGCGGGCCCTCGGTGTGGTTCGCTTCCGTGCCCGGGAGCGGTGACTCCCCGGCCGCCATCGGGCGGTGCGTGGTGGACGGGCGCTGGGCCGGTTTCATGGCGGTCGAGGTGGACCCCGCGCACCGGCGGCAGGGACTGGCCACCGCGGTGATGACCGCGCTGTCCCGACAGGCCCTCGCGGAGGGCGCGTCGGCGGCCTGGCTGCAGGTGGAGGATGACAACGACGGTGCGCGGTCGCTGTACGACGGGATGGGCTTCGCGGCGCATCACGCGTACCACCACTACCGGTACGGGGCCGCCTGA
- a CDS encoding transglutaminase family protein: MRHEARMHAESGEWRRRFAEEARSERPGLAPLCLLIGAEADPTLDEAGIDAAEIELDRLAGLLPFEPGGPRAWAAALAELLGGQCGFEGTPGDYQRLESSLLHEVLRRRRGLPILLSVVWMEVARRAGAPVYGVGLPGHFVVGFGPKDEQVLADPFDGGRLLTGADAELLVAGTTGGGIQPSMLTPADPLNIIQRILNNIRAWAAARPERSDVALWALELSLLLPSHPARLRYERAQLLVQRGDFLGGAEALDEYADVVTTVEPTTAERVRHQARAARAMLN, translated from the coding sequence ATGAGACACGAGGCACGTATGCACGCGGAGTCCGGCGAATGGCGGCGGCGGTTCGCCGAAGAGGCAAGGTCCGAACGGCCCGGTCTCGCGCCGCTGTGCCTGCTGATCGGCGCGGAGGCGGATCCCACCCTGGACGAGGCGGGCATCGACGCCGCCGAGATCGAACTGGACCGCCTCGCCGGTCTGTTGCCGTTCGAACCCGGCGGCCCCCGGGCGTGGGCGGCCGCGCTCGCCGAACTCCTCGGCGGGCAGTGCGGGTTCGAGGGGACACCGGGCGACTACCAGCGCCTGGAGTCATCCCTCCTGCACGAGGTGCTGCGGCGCCGCAGGGGGCTGCCGATCCTGCTGTCCGTGGTGTGGATGGAGGTGGCGCGGCGCGCGGGCGCCCCCGTGTACGGCGTGGGCCTTCCGGGCCATTTCGTGGTCGGCTTCGGCCCCAAGGACGAGCAGGTGCTCGCCGATCCGTTCGACGGCGGACGGCTGCTGACCGGCGCGGACGCGGAGCTCCTGGTGGCCGGTACGACGGGCGGCGGGATCCAGCCCTCGATGCTGACGCCCGCCGATCCGCTGAACATCATCCAGCGCATCCTCAACAACATCCGCGCCTGGGCCGCCGCCCGCCCCGAGCGTTCTGACGTCGCGCTGTGGGCCCTCGAACTGTCCCTGCTGCTGCCCTCGCACCCGGCCAGGCTGCGCTACGAACGAGCCCAACTCCTCGTACAGCGCGGTGACTTCCTGGGCGGCGCGGAAGCCCTTGACGAGTACGCCGATGTGGTGACGACGGTCGAGCCGACCACCGCGGAGCGGGTCAGGCACCAGGCACGGGCCGCCCGCGCGATGCTCAACTGA